Proteins co-encoded in one Flavivirga eckloniae genomic window:
- a CDS encoding TlpA family protein disulfide reductase encodes MTNKIANMCVVLLFIFLSCKEAPKKDYVTISGTITSKNSDTLYILGRGFTKRMLVDDNGFFSDTLKVTNGEHTLYDGKELSAMHLNNGYNLKITLDTEAFDETITYEGVGAETNNYLVERTLLHEKLLSDTSIIKLEKEAFNIKTTEIFKQFHDLLKSKKGLDTNFVTSQKKQLAELEKKMQKQREKQQYFVTAFAKGKVSPKFTDYENYLGGTTSLDDFNGKYVYIDIWATWCGPCKKEIPYLKKVEEQYRNKNIEFVSISTDRAKDYDTWKNMVKEEELSGVQLYAKEDTTFTNAYKVNGIPRFILIDPQGNIVDANAPRPSDKTLVELLNELSL; translated from the coding sequence ATGACGAATAAAATTGCAAACATGTGTGTTGTTTTACTCTTTATTTTTTTATCCTGTAAAGAGGCACCTAAAAAAGATTATGTAACCATATCTGGTACTATTACAAGCAAAAATTCCGATACTTTGTATATACTTGGTAGAGGCTTTACAAAAAGGATGCTTGTGGATGACAACGGTTTTTTTTCAGATACGCTTAAAGTTACAAACGGAGAACATACATTGTACGACGGAAAAGAACTATCGGCCATGCATTTAAACAACGGGTACAACTTAAAGATTACCCTTGATACCGAAGCTTTTGATGAAACCATAACCTATGAAGGAGTAGGGGCAGAAACGAATAACTACTTAGTTGAAAGAACACTGTTACATGAAAAGTTGCTTTCAGATACTTCTATAATTAAGTTAGAAAAAGAAGCCTTTAATATAAAAACTACTGAAATTTTTAAGCAATTTCATGATTTATTGAAAAGTAAAAAAGGTCTCGATACTAATTTTGTGACATCGCAAAAAAAGCAATTGGCAGAATTGGAAAAGAAAATGCAAAAACAACGTGAAAAACAACAATACTTTGTTACCGCTTTTGCTAAAGGGAAAGTCTCGCCAAAATTTACAGATTACGAGAATTACTTAGGAGGTACCACTTCACTGGATGATTTTAATGGTAAATATGTCTACATAGATATCTGGGCCACCTGGTGTGGGCCTTGTAAAAAAGAAATTCCTTATTTAAAGAAAGTAGAGGAGCAATATCGAAACAAGAATATCGAATTTGTTAGTATTTCCACAGATCGAGCTAAAGATTATGACACATGGAAGAATATGGTCAAAGAAGAAGAACTTTCTGGTGTTCAATTATACGCAAAGGAAGACACCACATTTACAAATGCTTATAAAGTTAATGGGATACCCCGATTCATTCTAATTGATCCTCAGGGTAACATTGTGGATGCCAATGCACCGAGGCCTTCAGATAAAACATTAGTTGAATTATTAAACGAACTGAGTCTTTAA